A stretch of the Luteitalea sp. genome encodes the following:
- a CDS encoding TIM barrel protein, with product MMTRRRFLIDTPAGLSLLAMPRASRAGAAPGIATQGQKPTRFQIACMTLPYARFPLQRALEGIAAGGYKYVAWGTTHVETSGKVPVVAPDAKPADARKLGDRCRDLGLEPVMMFAGIYVEADGAVEAHKRRIEQAEAAGIPQVLTFGHTEKGKYRQWIENLQELGPFATSAGVTVVVKQHGGETGTGEATAKIVREVGHEAVRVNYDAGNVMDYLNVDPIPDVRKCADVIRSFCIKDHRNYPEDQDCGPGFGEIDHYRLLAPVAFTGLDMPLACENIFAPVIPRPSTPEGVDNLARIAREYLELVIRGLQNA from the coding sequence ATGATGACCCGACGACGCTTCCTGATCGACACGCCGGCAGGTCTGTCGCTGCTGGCCATGCCGCGAGCTTCCCGTGCCGGCGCCGCGCCTGGCATTGCGACGCAGGGCCAGAAGCCGACGCGCTTCCAGATCGCCTGCATGACCTTGCCGTACGCAAGGTTCCCTCTCCAGAGAGCGTTGGAGGGCATCGCGGCCGGCGGCTACAAGTACGTGGCGTGGGGGACCACGCACGTCGAAACGTCAGGGAAGGTGCCGGTCGTTGCACCGGACGCCAAGCCGGCCGACGCTCGGAAGCTGGGCGATCGCTGTCGAGACCTGGGACTGGAGCCCGTGATGATGTTCGCAGGCATCTACGTCGAGGCCGACGGCGCCGTGGAGGCCCACAAACGTCGGATCGAGCAGGCCGAGGCCGCCGGCATTCCGCAGGTGCTGACCTTCGGTCACACGGAGAAGGGGAAGTATCGCCAGTGGATCGAGAACCTCCAGGAGCTCGGTCCGTTTGCGACGTCGGCGGGCGTGACCGTGGTCGTCAAACAGCATGGCGGCGAGACCGGCACGGGAGAGGCCACCGCGAAGATCGTTCGTGAAGTGGGCCACGAGGCCGTGCGCGTGAACTACGACGCGGGCAACGTCATGGACTACCTGAACGTCGACCCGATTCCCGACGTGCGGAAGTGCGCGGACGTGATTCGAAGCTTCTGCATCAAGGATCACCGCAACTATCCGGAGGACCAGGACTGCGGGCCAGGCTTCGGCGAGATCGATCACTACCGTCTGCTGGCCCCCGTTGCGTTCACCGGCCTGGACATGCCGCTCGCCTGCGAGAACATCTTCGCCCCCGTCATCCCGCGTCCTTCGACGCCGGAAGGCGTGGACAACCTGGCCCGCATCGCGCGCGAATACCTGGAGCTCGTGATTCGAGGGCTCCAGAACGCGTAG
- a CDS encoding YjhG/YagF family D-xylonate dehydratase, whose translation MMRDPILDSADESIYALQTRASGPSGRLPLQPDQLRGMASGDLFGWTQNAGMGWNPARMLGKPFLILSTQGGIRAPDGTPIALGYHTGHWEVGLLMEEAARTLAAADAVPFAAYVSDPCDGRTNGTAGMLDSLPYRNDAAVVLRRLIRSLPTRRGVLGVATCDKGLPAMIMALAGTPDLPAVLVPGGVTLLADGGEDAGTVQTLAARFARGEVTLDHAAEMGCRACGSPGGGCQFMGTAATTQAVGEALGLTLPHGALAPSGAPIWRDLAHRSALALLALEQRGSTTGGLLTEDSLHNAMVLHAAIGGSTNLVLHVPAFAHAAGLPRPTVDDWARVNGTIPRLVDVLPNGPRHFATVQVFLAGGVPEVMLHLRDAGLLRLGARTVSGRTLEENLTWWEASDRRRRLRDRLHALDGVDPDDVIMGPARAHACGLTSTITFVRGSLAPEGALVKSTAIARDRVGADGIFFHEGPARVFATEEAAIAAVKAGAVQPGDVMVLIGVGPGIGMPETYQITSALKHLRDGDKIALLTDGRFSGVSTGACIGHVSPEAWAGGPIGRVRDGDTIRLRIDTRALEGTADIVDPPSHALAARPPHPDLQRDSRVPADTRLWAGLQKASGGTWGGCVYDTDRITSLLEAALAEAATPRGAPPTSDHPSSLIERSSRLVTRTLFPSPDM comes from the coding sequence ATGATGCGCGATCCCATCCTGGATTCAGCCGACGAGTCGATCTATGCGCTGCAGACGAGGGCGTCCGGTCCCAGCGGTCGCCTGCCGCTCCAGCCGGATCAACTGCGCGGAATGGCCAGCGGCGATCTCTTCGGCTGGACGCAGAACGCCGGCATGGGCTGGAATCCGGCGCGGATGCTCGGCAAGCCATTCCTGATCCTCAGCACCCAAGGCGGCATACGGGCGCCGGACGGTACGCCCATCGCGCTCGGCTACCACACGGGGCACTGGGAGGTCGGCCTGCTCATGGAGGAGGCGGCCCGCACGCTGGCGGCCGCGGACGCGGTGCCCTTTGCCGCGTACGTCAGTGACCCCTGCGACGGGCGGACCAACGGCACGGCCGGCATGCTCGACAGCCTGCCGTATCGCAACGATGCCGCGGTCGTGCTCCGGCGGCTGATCCGCTCGCTGCCGACGCGTCGTGGCGTGCTGGGCGTGGCGACGTGTGACAAGGGCCTGCCGGCGATGATCATGGCGCTGGCCGGAACGCCCGATCTCCCGGCGGTGCTCGTACCGGGCGGTGTGACGCTTCTGGCTGACGGCGGTGAAGACGCCGGCACCGTGCAGACCCTCGCCGCCCGCTTTGCGCGCGGCGAGGTCACGCTCGACCACGCCGCGGAGATGGGATGTCGCGCCTGTGGATCCCCAGGCGGCGGCTGCCAGTTCATGGGGACGGCCGCCACGACGCAGGCCGTCGGTGAAGCGCTCGGGCTCACGCTGCCGCACGGCGCGCTCGCTCCGTCCGGCGCTCCGATCTGGCGGGACCTCGCCCATCGATCGGCGCTCGCCCTCCTGGCGCTCGAGCAGCGCGGGTCCACGACTGGCGGCCTTCTGACCGAGGACTCGCTGCACAACGCCATGGTGCTCCATGCGGCCATCGGCGGCTCCACGAACCTCGTGCTGCATGTGCCCGCCTTTGCGCATGCCGCAGGCCTGCCCCGGCCGACGGTGGACGACTGGGCGCGTGTCAACGGCACCATCCCGAGGCTCGTCGACGTCCTCCCGAACGGACCGCGGCACTTCGCCACGGTGCAGGTGTTTCTCGCCGGCGGTGTGCCGGAGGTGATGCTGCATCTGCGCGATGCCGGGCTCCTGCGGCTCGGGGCGCGCACGGTCAGCGGCCGCACGCTCGAGGAGAACCTCACGTGGTGGGAAGCGAGCGATCGGCGCCGCCGGCTGCGCGACAGGCTACACGCGCTCGACGGCGTCGATCCGGATGACGTCATCATGGGCCCGGCGCGGGCGCATGCATGCGGGCTGACCAGCACAATCACGTTCGTGCGCGGCAGCCTCGCGCCAGAAGGGGCGTTGGTCAAGAGCACCGCCATCGCGCGGGACCGCGTGGGTGCCGACGGCATCTTCTTCCACGAGGGACCGGCACGGGTGTTTGCGACGGAGGAGGCGGCCATCGCCGCCGTGAAGGCCGGCGCCGTTCAACCCGGCGACGTCATGGTGCTCATCGGCGTGGGGCCGGGGATCGGCATGCCGGAGACCTATCAGATCACCTCGGCGCTCAAGCACCTGCGCGACGGCGACAAGATCGCCCTCCTCACCGACGGACGCTTCTCGGGCGTCTCGACCGGCGCGTGCATCGGCCACGTGAGCCCGGAGGCGTGGGCGGGAGGTCCGATCGGGCGCGTCCGGGACGGCGATACGATCAGGCTGCGCATCGACACGCGCGCGCTCGAGGGAACCGCTGATATCGTCGATCCCCCTTCGCACGCGCTGGCAGCCCGGCCGCCACACCCAGACCTGCAGCGCGATTCACGCGTGCCGGCCGATACGCGTCTCTGGGCCGGGCTGCAGAAAGCGAGCGGTGGGACGTGGGGCGGCTGCGTGTACGACACCGATCGGATCACGAGCCTGCTGGAGGCCGCGCTCGCGGAAGCGGCGACGCCTCGAGGTGCACCTCCCACGAGCGATCATCCCTCGTCGCTGATTGAGCGGTCTTCACGTCTCGTTACACGGACTCTCTTCCCCTCCCCAGATATGTAG
- a CDS encoding M20/M25/M40 family metallo-hydrolase has translation MTNLERSLNAYVDTHASRLVEISRDLVSLPSENRAPHGDEASCQRYVADLLRRCGCDPILYTPDEAPGIRSHPLYWPGRDYRNRPNVGARRAGTRHGRSLLLSGHIDTVPVGSAPWTRDPFGGEIDGNRLYGRGANDMKGGIAVNLFVVEALAGMRLELAGDLLFESVVDEEFGGVNGTLAGRLMGFQADAAVISEPSFLRICPAQRGGRTVDLTFHAPNHGILAPDGNDPRVVRQLTTFLAALDDFKRARRQARIHPLYAAAAEPVPVHVTRISTAPWGTSEPTNTPASCRLQLFWHTMPGEDVERIDRQFFEWLDALVAAHPDTFTARPQVDYPIRWLPASAIDVSEPLVTELEAAATALLDERPRIEAIESPCDMYVFHQLGVPAVLWGPSGGNTHSTDEYVEIDSLVRAAKALLGLVCRWCDVIRSA, from the coding sequence ATGACCAATCTCGAGCGATCACTCAACGCGTACGTCGACACTCATGCCTCGCGGCTGGTCGAGATCTCGCGCGATCTCGTAAGTCTGCCGTCGGAAAACAGGGCGCCGCACGGCGACGAAGCGTCCTGTCAGCGCTACGTCGCCGACCTGCTCCGGCGCTGCGGCTGCGACCCGATCCTCTACACGCCCGACGAAGCCCCCGGCATCCGATCGCATCCGCTCTACTGGCCGGGACGCGACTACCGCAACCGTCCCAACGTCGGCGCGCGCCGTGCCGGCACGCGGCACGGCCGCTCGCTCCTGCTCTCGGGTCACATCGACACCGTGCCCGTGGGATCCGCCCCGTGGACCCGCGATCCCTTCGGCGGCGAGATCGACGGCAACCGGCTCTATGGCCGCGGCGCGAACGACATGAAGGGTGGCATTGCGGTCAACCTGTTCGTTGTCGAGGCGCTGGCCGGCATGCGGCTCGAGCTCGCCGGCGATCTCCTGTTCGAGAGCGTGGTGGACGAGGAGTTCGGCGGCGTCAACGGCACGCTTGCCGGACGCTTGATGGGCTTCCAGGCGGACGCCGCGGTCATCTCCGAGCCTTCCTTCCTCCGCATCTGTCCCGCCCAGCGCGGCGGGCGGACCGTCGATCTCACGTTCCACGCGCCCAACCACGGCATCCTCGCCCCGGACGGGAACGATCCCCGCGTCGTCCGCCAGCTCACCACGTTTCTCGCGGCGCTCGACGACTTCAAGCGCGCGCGGCGCCAGGCGCGCATCCATCCACTGTATGCGGCGGCCGCCGAGCCGGTCCCGGTGCACGTCACGCGGATCTCCACGGCGCCCTGGGGTACGTCCGAGCCGACCAACACGCCGGCCTCCTGCCGGCTGCAGCTCTTCTGGCACACGATGCCGGGCGAGGATGTCGAGCGGATCGACAGGCAGTTCTTCGAGTGGCTCGACGCGCTCGTGGCAGCGCACCCCGACACGTTCACGGCCCGGCCGCAGGTGGACTATCCGATTCGGTGGCTGCCCGCGTCTGCCATCGACGTCTCCGAGCCACTCGTCACCGAGCTCGAGGCGGCGGCCACCGCGCTGCTTGACGAGCGGCCCAGGATTGAGGCCATCGAGAGCCCCTGCGACATGTATGTCTTCCATCAGCTCGGCGTGCCGGCCGTCCTCTGGGGGCCGAGCGGCGGCAACACGCACAGCACCGACGAGTACGTCGAGATCGACTCGCTCGTTCGGGCGGCCAAGGCGCTCCTCGGGCTCGTGTGCCGGTGGTGTGACGTGATTCGATCGGCTTGA